In the genome of Microcoleus vaginatus PCC 9802, the window AATCGGAAGATGCAACTATTTTCTATGACATTCCTAAGAATTTGCCTCAAATACCCGGAAATCATTCAACATTTATGTGGCAGTCTCAGAGTATTTGGTTGATGACTCAAGCCGCTCGCTGGGGACAGATTAAGGAGGTGCCAAAAAATGCTGAGGAATTAGCTAAAAAAGGTTGGAGAACCGACCTTTACCGCAAGATTGTTGCCGAAATGGGGATCGATTGTCCCCAGGAGGATTACCAAGTGGAACCTGCGGAACTTTTCATTGATAAAAAGGCATTTGATCCTAGCGATCCGGTGGGTTATTTGAATAGTTTTGAAATTCGAGCAAACCGCCCTCAGTCTTTTTTTCAGTCTTAAGGTTTGACATCTTGCGCTTTTCCTACCGTCCCCCCAGGGACTTAAGTCCCTGGCTAATAGCTAAAGTCGGTTGAAACCGACTAAAAGATTTTAGAAATTACGCCACCGGAAGGAAATCAAATTAACACTTTACTACTTTTTAGGAGAATACCGTGACTCAATACTTTTCTACTTCTATCGAAGCCAGCAGCCAAGTCAAGAAGCACCCAGAATTTCTGGAAATTAACAACTTGTTCAAGTCGTATAAAAATGCTGACGGTAGCGAATTTAGCGTTTTGGACAATATCAATTTAAGTATTGGAGAAAACGAATATATTTCGGTAATCGGTCACTCGGGTTGCGGCAAATCAACGCTGCTAAAAATAGTGGCAGGTTTGGAAAAACAGAGCGACGGAATAGTGACACTGGAAGGAAAAGAAATTCGCAAACCGGGAGCCGATCGCATGATGGTATTTCAGCACTACGGATTGTTGCCTTGGCTGACGGTGCGGGAAAATATTCGGCTGGCAGTTGATGAAGTTTTGCGAAGTCTTAGCCGCCCCGAGAAGATTAGTCTTGTCAACGAACACCTAGCAATGGTAAACTTAACTGCAGCAGCCGATAAATATCCAGACGAAATTTCCGGAGGCATGAAACAGCGGGTTGGGATTGCGAGAGCTTTAGCGATCCGACCGAAAATGTTATTAATGGACGAACCGTTTGGAGCGCTGGATGCTCTAACTCGCGGCAAGTTGCAGAAACAGGTGCTGGATATTTGGGAAAATCACAGACAAGCTGCAATGATGATTACTCACGATGTGGATGAAGCTATCTATATGTCCGATCGCATTGTGCTGATGACAAACGGCCCCGCTGCGACAATAGGAGAGATTTTGTCAGTGCCGTTTGCCCGCCCGCGCGATCGCCAGGAGTTGCGGGAATCGAAGGAGTATTACGAAATCCGCAACTATGCTTTGAATTTTCTCGATCGCTACTTTACTCAAGACGAATAACACCCGACGGATCGACATAACAATTCACTTAAGAGAGGTTAAGCCTGTGAATCTCAAAACAATGTTAGCGCGTTTTGAAAGTGCATTGGGATACCAAAATTTAGCAGAAGAAATGGTGTTGCTGCCGGAGCCAACATTACCAGTTTCTAAGAAATCAAAATCCCCAAAACAGGCAAAAACTATCAATTTTATTGTCGGTTACAACAGTTCTCCCCAAAGTCAAATAGCTCTGGATATTACCCTTTGGATGGCGCATCAAACTCGTTTAGTAACAACTAAAGAAGTCACGGTTCAAGTTGTCTACGTGATCGACGAATCGTCAAAAAGTTACCGCGAAGATACTTGCAAAGTTGCTGTAGCAAATGCCTTAGCTGCACAGCAGAAAGTGTCTGATTTAGAGCAAACATTCGCCCTTAATTGTGCAGCGCCTGCGCTCGCTTTACCAACCGAAATCCCATCGGTATCCCAGCAAAAAACTTGGATAGATCCGCATTATTTTCAAGCAATTTATGGTCAAAATAATGAGTACGAGGTAGCAGATAAGTTGCTGTGGCAAGCGCGCTGTTTGGCTGAGGAATGGCGCGGTTTATTCAAAGCTCATTTACGCATCGGGGGGGTTGCTACAGAACTGAGAAAGGTGGTTGAAGTAGAATCAGCAAATTTACTGTTCTTGGGCTGTGGTTCTGGCAACCATCGGCTGGTTAGGGAACTAGGCAATAATTTTCCCTGCTGCGTACTCGGGATTCCTTCGGCACTCAGCTATCACATCGATGTTCAGCCTGAAGAAAGTTTGAGCAAGTTACAGTTGGCGACAACTATACCTGCAGGTTAAACTTGTTCACTCGTTGGGTCAGAATCTAATTATGTAAGGTGCGCTAGGCGCACCCTACGACTATAATTCGCGCGCCCAACCTTTTTTTGCGTAAGTTCTATATCGATCAAAAATTAAAAATGGTTTCCTCGCTCGAAGTCCTAATTATGAGACAATTAGGACTTTTTTTGATTGTGGAAATTTTAAAATTTATTGTCAAGGAAAATTATCGGCACTTATCTGATCATAGACAATTCGTTAACTAATTTTATCCTTCCCCGGCACACAGAGCGCAGCAGCCGATCAATCGAGCGTTTGTCTTCCTCAGTCAAATTTTCGTCAAAAATAGCAGCCATCAAACCATACCTATCGGCTAGAGTAATGTAGCCATTTTGATTCACTTCGGCAAACAGCTCGCCCAAAGCAGAGGGAATCAGGTGGACAGGAGTTTGCATAGTAATTGACTCTCTACTCGACAATCGGGCGATCGGGCCTTTCTGTGGCAACAAAAGGCGATCGCATTATAAAAATTTATAGCTGTATTGCCTTTAAAAGGGTGACAATAAGCCGCAAAATTCGTGATAGTAAACAGCAAAATTTGTGAAGTAAATCACCTTTAAAATTTGCGAATTATGATAAAGCTTGCAGGTGCGTTTTAGGGAAGACCGAGCAACTGCAAACTTAATGTTTTCTAAAGATTGAAAATCACCACTTCCTCCACAGGTTCAGCTAACTCAAACTTAAACACCCGGGAATAGAAATAGAATTCGCCGTCAAGAGTTCTTTTGATATTTTCAGCGCGGCGAAAACCGTGTTGTTCCCCTTCATAAGCAACATAAGCAACCGGCAAACCTTTAGCTTTCAATATCTCTACCATCATTTCCGCTTGATTAGGCGGAACCACTTTATCTTCTAATCCTTGAAAGAAGATAACGGGACAAGATAAACGTTCGGCGGAATGAATAGGCGAACGAGCTACATACAAATCTTTTCTTTCAGGATAAGGCCCGATTAATCCATCCAGATAGCGCGCTTCAAATTTGTGAGTATCCGTTGCCAAAGCTTCCAAATCGCTAACTCCATAATAGCTCGCACCGGCCTTAAACACATCGCGGAAAGTAAGAGCGCACAGAGTAGTGTACCCTCCTGCACTGCCTCCGGCGATCGCCATTCTTTCGCCATCAACTAAACCTTTTTGAGCTAAATATTTAGCACCGTTAGCGCAGTCGTCAACATCGACAATTCCCCAACTATCTTGCAGTCTTTTTCTGTATTCTCGGCCGTAACCAGTGCTGCCGCCGTAATTAACATCGAGCACGGCAAAACCGCGACTCGTCCAATATTGAATTTTCAAATTCATACTGCTAGAAGTAGCAGCAGTTGGGCCGCCGTGACTTTTAACAACAAGCGGCGGTTTTTCACCCGCAGGCGCTGCGAAATCTTGATTTTTCGGAGGATAGAAGAAACCGAAAGCAGTCAAATTGTTTTCCGTAGGGAATTCAATCGGTTCCGGTACCGAAAGATAACCCGGATTGATGCTTAAATTGCTTGATTGGCGCAATATTTCTAGTTGGCTTGTTGCTAAATTGAGTTGTACAATAGCAGTAGATTCCGTCGGCGAACTTGCCAGACAAACAACAGTTTCTCCCCGCGCTTTGACCGACGAAATATCAGTGTAAGGCGTCTCAATAGTTGTCAAATGCTTTGTCGTTAAATCAAGACTCGCTAAATACCACTGGCCTTGCTGAGTGTAGGTGCAAATAATTTTGCTTTCCGAGACAACGGCATAAGTAGACATTCCAAAAACCCACTGAGGAAGTCCGAACTCAGCCGCCATTTCGCACAAGCTGGTTTCTATCTCGGCTTCCCCCCTTACCAAGGAGGGATTGAGGGGGGTGCTAGATTGCCAGCGGTAGAAATTCCACCAGTTAGACTTGTCAGAAACAAAATACAAAACTCCATCGGGCGACCATTCCGGTTGAAAAATCGACTCCTCAACCCCGCCAGCCACTAAGTATTTTTCACCTAAAGAACCGTCAGCATTAATTTCTGCTACCCACAATTCTGTGCCATCCCAGGGCATATTTGGATGGTTCCAACAAATCCAGGAAAGTAGAGAACCGTCTGGACTTAAACGAGGGGAAGCATAAAAATCATTGCCCTGAGTTAAGATTTGAATATCTTCGCCGTTATCTAAATTAATGCTAACAATAGTATTGACAGGTTCCCCCTCACCTGCATGGTCTTCGCGCACGCAAATCAGGCGATTTCTTTGCTGGTCAACTATCGCATCTGCATAGCGAGAATTAGCAGTAGGTGTCAGAGGTTCTGGTTGAGAATTTAATGTTTGAGTATAAATACGTTGGTCGGCAAAATGAGAAAAATAGACAACACCGCCAGCAACTGCAAAAGCAGCGCCGCCGTATTCGTTAACGCGAGTGCGAACATTGAAAGGAGCAGGTGTCACGTCGCTGATTTTACCATCAGGAGTGCGCCGCACGAGAACGCTTCTTCCCGCTTCCGAAGGCCTTCCCTCAACCCAATAAATATCATCGCCGTCAATAGCAATTTGTCCGAGCCCGACAGTTCCAGAAACAATTAAATCGGAAGAAATAGGTGATTTCCAAGAGCCGTAAGGTGATAATTTATTCATATAGTTGAGGCAGTTGTGTTTCTCGCACAAAAAAATTAATATGTGTACTTTACACTAATTCAGTCACCCGGAAGCAAGATGTCAAAAAAACTTGTACTAATGGATCACGACGGTGCAGTTGACGACTATCTCTCAGTCGTGTTGCTGATGACAATGGAGGAAGTCGAAACTCTGGGAGTAATTGTCACTCCTGCGGACTGCTACATTCAACCGGCGGTGAGTGCAACGCGCAAAATCCTCGATTTGATGGGGTGTTCAGAGGTTCCGGTGGCGGCGAGTACGGTGCGGGGACTCAACCCATTTCCGGTGTTATTTCGGCGAGATGCCTTTGCAGTCGATCGACTTCCGATTCTAAATGAAAAAGGAACCATTGACACGCCGTTAATATCAGAACCCGGACAAAACTTTATGGTGCGAGTTTTGCGGGATGCAGCCGCACCAGTCACATTAATGGTAACGGGGCCGTTAACAACAGTAGCGCAAGCTTTAGATATCGCGCCAGAAATTGAAAGCAAAATTCAAGAAATTGTCTGGATGGGAGGCGCCCTCAATGTTATCGGCAATGTTAGCAAAGATATGGAACCCGGACAAGATATGTCGGCGGAATGGAATGCTTACTGGGACCCGATAGCAATCGATAGAATTTGGCAAACCCAAATTCCCGTTGTCATGTGTCCTTTAGATATCACGAATAATGTACCGCTGACTGTAGAATTTTCCAATCTCTTAGCAAGACAGCGCAAATATCCAATTTCCGACTTAGCAGGACAGTGTTATGCCCTAGCAATATCTCAAGATTACTACTTTTGGGACATTTTGGCAACCGCTTATTTAGCGCATCCAGAATTTTACCAACTGCGAGAATGGGAAACAGAAATTATTACCGAAGGCATCAGCCAAGGACGCACAAAAGTTAAAAGTGGAGGGCGAAAAATTCAAGCAATGGATAAAGTAGACACCGCCAAATTTTACAATTACATATTACAACAGTGGGCGCGGTAAAAATCACAATATCCGCTAGGGACAGGTGAGCAAAATCTCCGTACAAAACCAGCCGGG includes:
- a CDS encoding nucleoside hydrolase — translated: MSKKLVLMDHDGAVDDYLSVVLLMTMEEVETLGVIVTPADCYIQPAVSATRKILDLMGCSEVPVAASTVRGLNPFPVLFRRDAFAVDRLPILNEKGTIDTPLISEPGQNFMVRVLRDAAAPVTLMVTGPLTTVAQALDIAPEIESKIQEIVWMGGALNVIGNVSKDMEPGQDMSAEWNAYWDPIAIDRIWQTQIPVVMCPLDITNNVPLTVEFSNLLARQRKYPISDLAGQCYALAISQDYYFWDILATAYLAHPEFYQLREWETEIITEGISQGRTKVKSGGRKIQAMDKVDTAKFYNYILQQWAR
- a CDS encoding S9 family peptidase, which encodes MNKLSPYGSWKSPISSDLIVSGTVGLGQIAIDGDDIYWVEGRPSEAGRSVLVRRTPDGKISDVTPAPFNVRTRVNEYGGAAFAVAGGVVYFSHFADQRIYTQTLNSQPEPLTPTANSRYADAIVDQQRNRLICVREDHAGEGEPVNTIVSINLDNGEDIQILTQGNDFYASPRLSPDGSLLSWICWNHPNMPWDGTELWVAEINADGSLGEKYLVAGGVEESIFQPEWSPDGVLYFVSDKSNWWNFYRWQSSTPLNPSLVRGEAEIETSLCEMAAEFGLPQWVFGMSTYAVVSESKIICTYTQQGQWYLASLDLTTKHLTTIETPYTDISSVKARGETVVCLASSPTESTAIVQLNLATSQLEILRQSSNLSINPGYLSVPEPIEFPTENNLTAFGFFYPPKNQDFAAPAGEKPPLVVKSHGGPTAATSSSMNLKIQYWTSRGFAVLDVNYGGSTGYGREYRKRLQDSWGIVDVDDCANGAKYLAQKGLVDGERMAIAGGSAGGYTTLCALTFRDVFKAGASYYGVSDLEALATDTHKFEARYLDGLIGPYPERKDLYVARSPIHSAERLSCPVIFFQGLEDKVVPPNQAEMMVEILKAKGLPVAYVAYEGEQHGFRRAENIKRTLDGEFYFYSRVFKFELAEPVEEVVIFNL
- a CDS encoding ATP-binding cassette domain-containing protein, with product MTQYFSTSIEASSQVKKHPEFLEINNLFKSYKNADGSEFSVLDNINLSIGENEYISVIGHSGCGKSTLLKIVAGLEKQSDGIVTLEGKEIRKPGADRMMVFQHYGLLPWLTVRENIRLAVDEVLRSLSRPEKISLVNEHLAMVNLTAAADKYPDEISGGMKQRVGIARALAIRPKMLLMDEPFGALDALTRGKLQKQVLDIWENHRQAAMMITHDVDEAIYMSDRIVLMTNGPAATIGEILSVPFARPRDRQELRESKEYYEIRNYALNFLDRYFTQDE
- a CDS encoding universal stress protein, whose protein sequence is MLARFESALGYQNLAEEMVLLPEPTLPVSKKSKSPKQAKTINFIVGYNSSPQSQIALDITLWMAHQTRLVTTKEVTVQVVYVIDESSKSYREDTCKVAVANALAAQQKVSDLEQTFALNCAAPALALPTEIPSVSQQKTWIDPHYFQAIYGQNNEYEVADKLLWQARCLAEEWRGLFKAHLRIGGVATELRKVVEVESANLLFLGCGSGNHRLVRELGNNFPCCVLGIPSALSYHIDVQPEESLSKLQLATTIPAG